In a single window of the Micromonospora sp. WMMD1155 genome:
- a CDS encoding asparaginase, which produces MTIFRYAELARVVRNGFVESRHYGSVVVLAPDGEVVLAAGVPDEPVLPRSTLKPVQALACRVAAGDQLTGPALALAAGSHTGDDRHVEVVRAMLAGAGLTEDALGCPVDWPEDEPTRDRLIRDGGQRERIRMNCSGKHAAMLVASVARSWSTHDYLDPQHPLQRETAAAVTRLAGTPIAHHAVDGCGAPLFGLPLTGLARTFQALVTAPDGSDEALVAQAMRRFPEYVGGWHGHPNTDLMRALPGVLAKGGAEGVLGVAAPDGHAVAVKVVDGSPRATTAIALAAFDAVGVPVGGADALRQVPVLGGGEPVGAVTAVIDPTAASSRT; this is translated from the coding sequence GTGACCATCTTCCGTTACGCCGAACTGGCTCGGGTCGTCCGCAACGGCTTCGTCGAGAGCCGGCACTACGGCAGTGTCGTGGTGCTCGCACCGGACGGTGAGGTGGTCCTCGCCGCCGGCGTACCCGACGAGCCGGTACTCCCCCGCTCCACCCTGAAACCCGTGCAGGCCCTGGCCTGCCGGGTCGCGGCCGGCGACCAGCTGACCGGCCCGGCGTTGGCGCTCGCCGCCGGTAGCCACACCGGCGACGACCGGCACGTCGAGGTGGTCCGGGCGATGCTGGCCGGTGCCGGCCTCACCGAGGACGCGCTCGGCTGCCCGGTGGACTGGCCGGAGGACGAACCGACCCGGGACCGACTGATTCGCGACGGCGGGCAGCGCGAGCGGATCCGGATGAACTGCTCCGGCAAGCACGCCGCGATGCTGGTCGCCTCCGTCGCGCGGTCCTGGAGCACCCACGACTACCTCGACCCGCAGCACCCGCTCCAGCGGGAGACCGCTGCCGCCGTCACCCGGCTGGCCGGAACGCCGATCGCGCACCACGCCGTCGACGGTTGCGGCGCACCCCTGTTCGGCCTGCCGCTGACCGGCCTGGCCCGCACGTTCCAGGCGTTGGTCACCGCACCCGACGGCAGCGACGAGGCGCTGGTCGCGCAGGCCATGCGCCGATTCCCGGAGTACGTGGGCGGCTGGCACGGGCACCCGAACACCGACCTGATGCGGGCGCTGCCCGGTGTCCTGGCCAAGGGCGGGGCCGAGGGCGTTCTCGGGGTGGCCGCCCCGGACGGTCACGCCGTCGCGGTGAAGGTGGTCGACGGTTCGCCCCGAGCCACCACCGCCATCGCGCTCGCCGCCTTCGACGCCGTGGGCGTACCGGTGGGTGGAGCCGACGCGCTGCGCCAGGTGCCGGTGCTCGGCGGCGGCGAACCGGTCGGCGCCGTCACGGCCGTCATCGATCCGACCGCGGCATCGTCCCGCACCTGA
- a CDS encoding transposase family protein — MTHKNPVAEGSPLVYQSSLALSTKTLTLVVNAIRQHRSRVRSRWRKLPDHRAAMIVLAVLRHNQRPHDLAAGNGISASTVRRWVAQVIAVLAAEMPRLSRVLRRARHHSEVVLLDGTLIPVQRPHDRHRRRTHYSGKHKTFGLLVLAITDLNGNLLWTSAALPARTAEITAARRNRIPAHLRAADLAAICDLGFTRLDDQPGISHTPRPRGAHPGHPHDQPTIITGHRAARGKPLTRHQTIVNTLISRERATNEHAFSDLKNWRILDRLRGNHHHATTLIRALTVLTQTHTTR, encoded by the coding sequence GTGACACACAAAAACCCGGTGGCTGAGGGCTCGCCGCTTGTCTACCAGTCCAGCCTTGCGCTGTCCACGAAGACCCTGACCCTGGTCGTCAACGCGATCCGTCAGCACCGCTCACGGGTGCGTTCCCGATGGCGCAAACTGCCCGATCACCGCGCGGCGATGATCGTGCTGGCGGTATTACGCCATAACCAACGCCCTCACGACCTGGCCGCCGGCAACGGCATATCCGCCTCCACCGTCCGTCGATGGGTCGCGCAAGTCATCGCTGTCCTGGCCGCTGAGATGCCCCGCCTGTCACGGGTCCTGCGCCGCGCCCGCCACCACAGCGAGGTAGTCCTGCTCGACGGCACCCTCATCCCGGTCCAACGCCCCCACGACCGACACCGCCGCCGCACCCACTACAGCGGTAAACACAAAACCTTCGGCCTGCTCGTCCTCGCCATCACCGACCTCAACGGCAACCTGCTGTGGACCTCCGCAGCCCTACCCGCACGCACCGCGGAAATCACCGCCGCCCGCCGCAACCGCATCCCCGCACACCTACGCGCAGCCGACCTCGCCGCCATCTGCGACCTCGGCTTCACCCGCCTCGACGACCAACCCGGCATCAGCCACACACCTCGCCCCCGCGGCGCTCACCCCGGCCACCCCCACGACCAACCCACCATCATCACCGGCCACCGCGCCGCCCGCGGCAAACCCCTCACCCGCCACCAAACAATCGTCAACACCCTCATCAGCCGCGAACGAGCAACCAACGAACACGCCTTCAGCGACCTCAAGAACTGGCGAATCCTCGACCGACTACGCGGCAACCACCACCACGCCACCACCCTGATCCGCGCACTCACCGTCCTCACCCAAACCCACACCACCCGCTAA
- a CDS encoding tetratricopeptide repeat protein codes for MTIVRWVEVHRLAVAGQEPTIAREVGHSVARVWLRTSRFADVAAIANATLSLGPDAGALYDLGWAQSSTGHPQQALISYEQALHLYRESGDHGNAAVTLTNIGGVYDNLGDLRRALAYYEQALPIQRQVDNQAGEAITLNNIGLAHWKLGDRERALTHYEQALPIQREVGDRAGEASTLNNLGFFYLGIGDGERALAYYEQALPIRREVGDRAGEAVTLNNIGLLYKGLEDRDRARAYYEQALMITQEVGDRAAEAVTRFNIGMLHREEGNLDAAIRELEIVVDLDRQVDHPDLASDTAVLEQVRGERARTPDVT; via the coding sequence ATGACCATCGTCCGATGGGTAGAGGTGCACCGGTTGGCGGTGGCGGGCCAGGAGCCGACGATCGCCCGCGAGGTCGGCCACTCGGTGGCGAGGGTGTGGCTACGCACGTCGCGGTTCGCCGATGTCGCGGCCATCGCCAACGCCACCCTGAGTCTCGGGCCGGACGCCGGTGCCCTCTACGACCTGGGCTGGGCCCAGTCCTCCACCGGGCACCCGCAGCAAGCCCTGATCAGCTACGAGCAGGCCCTGCACCTGTATCGGGAGTCCGGTGACCACGGCAACGCCGCAGTCACCCTCACCAACATCGGTGGCGTCTACGACAACCTTGGCGATCTGAGGCGGGCGCTGGCCTACTACGAGCAGGCGCTGCCCATCCAGCGGCAGGTCGACAATCAGGCCGGTGAAGCGATCACTCTCAACAACATCGGACTCGCACACTGGAAGCTGGGGGACCGGGAGCGAGCGCTGACCCACTACGAGCAGGCGCTGCCCATCCAACGGGAGGTCGGCGACCGTGCCGGCGAGGCGAGCACCCTCAACAACCTCGGCTTCTTCTACCTCGGGATCGGGGACGGGGAGCGGGCGCTGGCCTACTACGAGCAGGCGCTGCCCATCCGGCGGGAGGTCGGCGACCGAGCCGGGGAGGCCGTTACCCTCAACAACATCGGCCTGCTCTACAAAGGGCTTGAGGATCGGGATCGGGCCCGCGCCTACTACGAGCAAGCCTTGATGATCACGCAGGAGGTCGGCGACCGCGCGGCCGAAGCGGTCACCCGGTTCAACATCGGGATGCTGCATCGGGAGGAGGGCAACCTCGACGCCGCCATCCGCGAACTCGAAATCGTCGTGGACCTCGACCGCCAGGTCGACCACCCGGACCTGGCATCCGACACCGCAGTGCTCGAACAGGTACGCGGAGAACGAGCACGGACTCCGGACGTGACCTGA
- a CDS encoding copper homeostasis protein CutC, with protein sequence MSTFEICIDSVEGAVAAEEAGADRVELCSALFDGGLTPSLGTIETTLRAVTRIRVHVIVRPRGGDFIYSPFEIEAMERDVQAAVAAGAHGIVIGALTAEGDVDVPTTRRLIAAAGDTSITFHRAFDMTRDPYAALEQLIELGVHRVLTSGQEVSVLEGAPLIADLVRRAAGRIVVMPGGGITPRNITRIVEATGADEYHFAALVSSDSPAVHRNPAPLMGGSLNRPEYERSGTSGALVGQVLAAARA encoded by the coding sequence ATGAGCACATTCGAGATCTGCATCGACAGCGTCGAGGGGGCGGTAGCCGCCGAGGAGGCCGGCGCCGACCGGGTGGAGCTGTGCTCCGCGCTCTTCGACGGTGGACTGACCCCCAGCCTGGGCACCATCGAGACGACATTGCGCGCCGTCACCCGGATCCGGGTGCACGTGATCGTCCGGCCACGCGGCGGTGACTTCATCTACTCGCCGTTCGAGATCGAGGCGATGGAGCGGGACGTGCAGGCCGCCGTCGCCGCCGGCGCGCACGGCATCGTGATCGGTGCGCTGACCGCCGAAGGCGACGTCGACGTGCCGACCACCCGCCGGTTGATCGCCGCCGCCGGTGACACCAGCATCACCTTCCACCGCGCGTTCGACATGACCCGCGACCCGTACGCGGCGTTGGAGCAGCTCATCGAGCTGGGCGTGCACCGGGTGCTCACCTCGGGCCAGGAGGTCAGCGTGCTGGAGGGCGCCCCGCTCATCGCCGACCTGGTGCGCCGGGCCGCCGGGCGGATCGTCGTCATGCCCGGTGGTGGCATCACCCCGCGCAACATCACCCGGATCGTCGAGGCGACGGGTGCCGACGAGTACCACTTCGCGGCCCTGGTCAGCTCCGACAGCCCGGCCGTGCACCGCAACCCGGCACCGCTGATGGGCGGCAGCCTCAACCGGCCCGAGTACGAGCGCTCCGGCACCTCCGGCGCCCTGGTCGGTCAGGTGCTCGCCGCCGCCCGCGCCTGA